The proteins below come from a single Lactobacillus johnsonii genomic window:
- the dtd gene encoding D-aminoacyl-tRNA deacylase: MRVVIQRVNKAQVAIDNEVVGKIKRGFLLLVGLRNGDELEQVKKAADKIAKMRIFEDKEGKTNLSLKDVNGEILSVSQFTLLANTKKGNRPSFVEAMRPPKSKQLWEDFNHELEDKGFHVETGEFGADMQVSLENDGPFTIVLDI, from the coding sequence ATGCGTGTTGTTATTCAAAGAGTAAATAAGGCACAAGTTGCTATTGATAATGAAGTCGTAGGTAAAATTAAGCGTGGTTTTCTTTTATTAGTGGGCTTACGGAATGGCGATGAATTAGAACAAGTTAAAAAAGCAGCTGATAAAATTGCTAAAATGCGTATTTTTGAAGATAAAGAGGGTAAAACTAATTTATCTTTGAAAGATGTTAATGGTGAAATTCTAAGCGTTAGTCAGTTTACCTTGCTAGCAAATACTAAAAAAGGAAATCGACCAAGTTTTGTAGAAGCTATGCGTCCACCTAAGTCAAAACAATTATGGGAAGACTTTAATCATGAACTAGAGGATAAAGGCTTCCATGTTGAGACAGGTGAATTTGGTGCTGACATGCAGGTTAGTTTAGAAAATGATGGTCCCTTTACAATTGTATTAGACATTTAA